One region of Endozoicomonas sp. Mp262 genomic DNA includes:
- a CDS encoding transposase has product MQPPINQEQVYSPARLLNLVAQQQGQITQQQEQIAKLQALVEALQAQIRRLKKLPPKPDIRPNTKPKDDGKKGDNGPGDDNEPPDNSGKRKVEKPGERTRKNRQQPDKPATEKIITVEVSDVPSGSTPNGFSSFSVQELTIQAFTVEYHLEQWQTPDGQTITAKPPESLHGHHYGPQLQSYLLYQHHGCSVTQPQLLDWLWDIGISMSAGELHRLLTEGHTDFHEEKDALLATGFKCSRYIQTDDTGARHKGQNGYCTIINNELFAWFESTGSKSRENFLSLLHRPWKTYSVTQDALDYLEKFDYPEKWLSIIRQYMGVTFLNREAWEAALNDHGLTGKTRRKQAAEALIYSSLMAHGMGHLTTFSDGAQQFNVFNHAQCWVHAERGLAKVHPVNEQQASAQYWCRTWFWAIYNDLKVFKASPDKSKAQNIRRDFKALTNTQVDFPDLQDALSGLVVIEKELLQVLDAPSLPLHNNLSESQIREYVKRRKISGGTKSKAGRKCRDTFASLKKTCRLYGLSFWHYLKDRIMGSGSFPWLPDLIEQASSDFSCGLTSSY; this is encoded by the coding sequence GAGCAAGTGTACTCACCTGCGAGATTACTGAATCTTGTTGCTCAGCAGCAAGGGCAGATTACTCAGCAGCAAGAGCAGATAGCGAAGCTTCAAGCGCTTGTTGAGGCACTGCAAGCGCAGATTCGTCGTCTTAAAAAACTGCCGCCAAAGCCTGATATCAGACCCAATACAAAACCAAAAGATGATGGTAAAAAGGGTGATAATGGTCCCGGTGATGACAACGAACCGCCTGATAATTCAGGGAAACGTAAGGTTGAGAAGCCTGGCGAACGAACACGAAAAAATCGCCAACAGCCTGATAAGCCAGCAACAGAAAAAATCATCACCGTAGAAGTATCTGATGTCCCGTCTGGTTCGACACCAAACGGATTTAGCTCTTTTTCTGTACAAGAGCTGACTATTCAGGCGTTCACGGTCGAGTATCATTTGGAGCAATGGCAGACGCCCGACGGACAAACCATCACAGCAAAACCTCCCGAAAGCCTGCATGGACATCACTATGGACCACAACTCCAGTCCTATTTGTTGTACCAGCATCACGGTTGCTCGGTGACTCAGCCGCAGCTGTTGGACTGGTTGTGGGATATAGGAATCTCAATGTCCGCGGGAGAACTTCATCGGCTACTCACTGAAGGTCATACTGACTTTCATGAAGAAAAAGACGCTTTGCTGGCAACAGGGTTCAAATGCTCCCGCTACATCCAGACCGATGACACCGGAGCTAGGCATAAAGGACAAAATGGCTACTGTACCATTATCAACAATGAGCTATTTGCCTGGTTTGAGAGCACAGGCAGTAAGAGTAGGGAAAACTTCCTGAGCCTCTTGCATCGCCCCTGGAAGACTTATTCCGTCACGCAGGACGCCTTGGACTATCTGGAAAAATTTGATTACCCGGAGAAGTGGCTAAGCATCATCAGGCAATACATGGGCGTTACGTTTTTAAACCGGGAAGCCTGGGAAGCAGCCCTTAACGACCATGGGCTAACGGGAAAGACCCGGCGCAAGCAAGCAGCAGAAGCGCTTATTTACAGCAGCTTAATGGCTCATGGTATGGGACACCTGACCACATTCAGTGATGGTGCTCAGCAGTTCAACGTATTCAACCATGCTCAATGCTGGGTTCATGCGGAGCGGGGATTGGCTAAAGTCCACCCGGTCAATGAGCAGCAAGCCAGTGCACAGTACTGGTGTCGTACATGGTTCTGGGCTATCTACAACGATTTAAAAGTCTTCAAGGCCAGCCCCGATAAAAGTAAAGCTCAAAACATACGTCGCGATTTCAAGGCCCTGACTAATACCCAGGTAGACTTTCCTGATTTACAGGACGCACTGTCAGGGCTGGTCGTTATAGAGAAGGAATTGCTACAGGTACTCGATGCTCCAAGCCTTCCGCTCCATAACAACCTGAGCGAAAGCCAAATACGGGAATACGTGAAACGACGAAAAATCAGCGGCGGCACAAAAAGCAAAGCGGGAAGAAAGTGCCGGGATACGTTTGCCAGCCTGAAAAAAACTTGCCGGTTGTACGGTTTATCGTTTTGGCATTATCTGAAAGATCGAATCATGGGCAGTGGCAGTTTTCCCTGGTTGCCCGACCTGATAGAACAAGCATCCAGCGACTTTTCGTGTGGGTTAACCAGCAGTTATTGA